In Candidatus Palauibacter scopulicola, one genomic interval encodes:
- a CDS encoding Ig-like domain-containing protein: protein MRKHTRTTLDSDGSAFSRARVWRPAALGFLGLAILSCGGGDTSGPPPGPPPPPPTATVPARITLEPEEVAVVAGDTVRVRARVLNDRAQPISDAVVTWTSSDPATATVDATGLVTGLKEGNASLTATSGPVSNSAPVAVHSQDRATLMDLYIGTRGGEWTNNGGWGTDAPVGSWYGLTANEQSRVTAIDLSENGLNGQLPEDLGSMAFLTEVEVGGNGNLSGPIPFSLSDLGIQTLNYGGTMLCTVRDEDFQAWLNAIPTRAGEFLACNEERSDLMALYEAMGGEAWTESANWGTSAPLENWYGIAVDDSTGRVTTINLNRNNLSGEVPTEIQYFPHLRVLRLDYNRLEGEIPAEIGLLTELRRMDIDGNPFRGGIPPELGNLARLEVLWLGGGDGNQLSGPIPPELGNLDSLRVLNLYESKFDGSIPAEFGNLSELEVLRITGTNIGGGLSESLGALGKLRAIRLYDNELSDPLPSWIGQLDSLFSLWVSDNDIEGPLPAGLGQADSLVFLWAENNRLSGPLPADLGDASRLNTVRLNGNPDLSGPLPESMTALEEIFELQAADTGLCMPQTPAFRAWLESALSKYRIRTCGAEAHAEAYLTQAVQSRDYPVPLVAGEEALLRVFVTSEQETGAMMPPVRATFFVDGAEVHVEDIPAGSSVIPTEVQEGELDLSPHAIIPAEVIQPGLEMVVEVDPDGTLDPNLGVSKRVPETGRSAVDVKAVPPMYLTLIPFVSTVDNDQDAVTLVSNADPDDEIFWQTNNYLPVGELEIIRHASVRVDTNDMLEILSRVVTIRTVENGVGHWLGLLPNPAGGTNGVAWLPFGPDSLTHLGKTAASRLSAETIAHELGHNISLSHATCRGDEEGPDLTYPYENGGIGVWGWDPRDGGSLVDPTSTVRDFMTYCDPSWVSDYYFSNALRFRLQDTTDVRREAPAASRMLVVSGGVTADGDPWLDPAFVVDTRPAVPTAGGPWRLTGRRADGGELFSLAFTMAGLWDGDGRSGFSFALPVQPAWATELTSLVLSGPDGSVEMTEGSEPPVAILRDPGTGQVRAILTDLPPGPLAQTAAEDRAPEPGLEVLVSSGLPGASAWRR, encoded by the coding sequence ATGAGGAAGCACACCCGCACCACCCTCGACTCCGACGGTTCAGCTTTCTCTCGCGCCCGTGTCTGGCGTCCCGCGGCGCTCGGCTTTCTCGGTCTGGCCATCCTCTCCTGCGGTGGCGGCGACACTTCGGGACCGCCGCCCGGGCCTCCGCCTCCGCCTCCGACCGCGACCGTGCCGGCGAGAATCACGCTGGAGCCGGAGGAGGTCGCGGTCGTGGCGGGCGACACGGTTCGGGTGCGTGCGCGCGTCCTGAACGACCGGGCGCAGCCCATCTCCGATGCGGTGGTGACATGGACGAGCAGCGATCCGGCTACCGCCACGGTCGATGCCACCGGCCTCGTGACCGGCCTCAAGGAGGGGAACGCGAGCCTGACCGCCACGTCGGGCCCCGTCTCGAACTCCGCCCCGGTCGCCGTTCACAGCCAGGACCGCGCGACGCTCATGGACCTCTACATCGGCACGCGCGGGGGCGAGTGGACGAACAACGGCGGCTGGGGGACCGACGCGCCGGTCGGCAGCTGGTACGGCCTGACGGCGAACGAACAGTCCCGCGTGACGGCGATCGACCTGAGCGAGAACGGCCTCAACGGTCAGCTTCCCGAGGATCTCGGCAGCATGGCCTTCCTCACCGAAGTGGAGGTGGGCGGAAACGGCAACCTCTCCGGTCCCATCCCGTTCTCCCTGTCGGACCTGGGCATCCAGACGCTCAACTACGGCGGCACGATGCTGTGCACGGTGCGCGACGAGGACTTCCAGGCGTGGCTGAACGCGATTCCGACGCGCGCTGGCGAGTTCCTCGCCTGCAACGAGGAACGGTCCGACCTGATGGCGTTGTACGAGGCCATGGGCGGGGAGGCCTGGACGGAATCCGCCAACTGGGGAACCAGCGCCCCGTTGGAGAACTGGTACGGCATCGCCGTCGACGATTCCACGGGACGGGTCACGACGATCAACCTGAATCGAAACAACCTCTCCGGTGAGGTCCCCACCGAGATCCAGTACTTCCCGCACCTGCGCGTCCTGCGCCTGGATTACAACCGGCTCGAGGGCGAGATCCCGGCGGAGATCGGCCTCCTCACCGAACTGCGGCGCATGGACATCGACGGAAACCCGTTCAGGGGCGGCATCCCGCCGGAGCTCGGGAACCTCGCGAGGCTCGAAGTCCTCTGGTTGGGCGGCGGGGACGGCAACCAACTGTCCGGCCCCATCCCGCCCGAACTAGGCAACCTCGACAGCCTGCGGGTGCTCAATCTGTACGAATCGAAGTTCGACGGTTCGATCCCGGCGGAGTTCGGCAACCTGAGCGAGCTGGAGGTTCTCCGCATCACGGGGACGAACATCGGCGGGGGACTGTCCGAGAGCCTGGGAGCGCTCGGGAAGCTCCGCGCGATCCGCCTGTACGACAACGAGTTGTCGGACCCCCTCCCTTCCTGGATTGGGCAACTCGACAGCCTGTTCTCGCTCTGGGTCTCCGACAACGACATCGAGGGACCGCTTCCGGCCGGACTCGGCCAGGCCGACAGCCTGGTGTTCCTCTGGGCGGAGAACAACCGATTGTCCGGACCGCTGCCCGCCGACCTCGGCGACGCCAGCCGGCTCAACACCGTGCGGCTCAATGGCAACCCGGACCTGTCGGGACCGCTGCCGGAGAGCATGACCGCGCTCGAGGAGATCTTCGAACTGCAGGCGGCGGACACCGGGTTGTGCATGCCGCAGACTCCCGCCTTCCGCGCGTGGCTGGAATCCGCGCTCTCGAAGTACCGGATCCGGACCTGCGGGGCCGAAGCCCACGCCGAGGCCTACCTGACGCAGGCGGTACAGTCGCGGGACTATCCCGTTCCCCTGGTGGCCGGGGAAGAAGCGCTCCTGCGCGTCTTCGTGACATCCGAACAGGAGACCGGGGCGATGATGCCGCCCGTCCGGGCCACGTTCTTCGTGGATGGCGCGGAGGTGCACGTGGAGGATATCCCCGCCGGTTCGTCCGTGATTCCAACGGAAGTGCAGGAAGGCGAACTGGACCTCTCGCCCCACGCCATCATCCCCGCCGAGGTGATCCAGCCCGGACTGGAGATGGTGGTGGAGGTCGACCCGGATGGGACGCTCGATCCGAATCTGGGCGTGTCGAAGCGCGTCCCCGAGACTGGACGATCGGCCGTCGATGTGAAGGCCGTGCCTCCGATGTACCTGACCCTGATCCCCTTCGTCTCGACCGTCGACAACGACCAGGACGCGGTGACGCTCGTCAGCAACGCCGACCCGGATGACGAGATCTTCTGGCAGACGAACAACTATCTCCCCGTCGGAGAGCTGGAGATCATCCGCCACGCAAGCGTGAGGGTCGACACGAACGACATGCTCGAGATCCTGAGTCGCGTGGTGACCATCCGGACTGTGGAGAATGGGGTCGGACACTGGTTGGGTCTCCTCCCGAATCCTGCCGGCGGTACCAACGGCGTCGCGTGGCTGCCGTTCGGGCCCGACAGCCTCACGCACCTGGGGAAGACCGCGGCCTCGCGGCTGAGCGCGGAGACGATCGCGCACGAACTCGGACACAACATCAGCCTGTCGCACGCGACGTGCAGAGGAGACGAGGAAGGCCCGGACCTGACCTACCCGTACGAGAACGGAGGGATCGGTGTCTGGGGCTGGGATCCGCGCGACGGCGGCTCGCTCGTGGACCCCACATCCACGGTTCGGGACTTCATGACGTACTGCGACCCGTCGTGGGTGAGCGACTACTACTTCTCGAACGCGCTGCGCTTCCGTCTCCAGGACACGACCGACGTGCGGCGGGAAGCTCCGGCCGCCTCGCGGATGCTCGTGGTCTCCGGCGGCGTCACGGCGGACGGCGATCCCTGGCTCGATCCCGCCTTCGTCGTCGACACGCGACCGGCCGTGCCCACCGCGGGCGGACCGTGGCGGTTGACCGGGCGCCGGGCGGACGGCGGCGAACTGTTCTCTCTGGCTTTCACGATGGCGGGCCTGTGGGATGGCGACGGGCGGTCGGGATTCTCCTTCGCGCTGCCCGTCCAGCCGGCGTGGGCGACGGAGTTGACGAGCCTGGTGCTCTCCGGGCCGGACGGGAGCGTCGAGATGACGGAGGGAAGCGAGCCTCCGGTCGCGATCCTGCGCGACCCGGGAACGGGCCAGGTGCGGGCCATTCTCACCGACCTGCCGCCCGGTCCGCTGGCCCAGACCGCTGCGGAAGACCGCGCGCCGGAGCCGGGGCTCGAAGTGTTGGTGAGCAGCGGACTCCCCGGCGCGTCGGCCTGGCGGCGCTGA
- a CDS encoding CehA/McbA family metallohydrolase, with the protein MRTQSTAPPSASPRRVPSYLPVVAAVFGLALLPLGVNAQWTNRYPKVAGYGHHVYLEGYELPLLTAGPIDPAVSPDGERVAFASRGWIWVMDLASGVTRRLTRGGGIDARPAWSPDGQLVAFVRDDTEDTEIVWVAAGSGAELGRVDSPGLELDPAFSADGTKIFYSSAESEVRALDLWAVDIATGVRRPVTDAPGLELKPQPGERALVYLWKGGGRDRVVVRSDDSPEPRTLIEGNIASMARPALSPDGSTVAVNWPTQDGWDLRLLNVADPGPSILLASGGLPLTPAWGPSGEWVYFSEADDRERLKLKRVRAAGGPVEAVNVTARDWGTATASLRIRTVFEGGGAPVAARLSVVDGAGHPLVPDGPASRFDGQSGRVFFYSPGVIELTVPVGEVTVAAVQGLATPESSTTLQLDEASGVAEVEVVLSPVWDARAGGWSSGEHHFHLNYGGPYDLSPDDLPPMMRGEALDFATPLLANLHNRFEDQDLWTWRHSGGPPFVRFGQEVRSHFLGHLGLIEIDDLFWPWVWGPGYQVYGSDDRANAEPLRHARAQGGFQYYVHPVSNRGRPRATPWAEAPIADLHGSVPIELVTDAVLGDLDALEIVCLWSDEVLTSQIWHLLLNAGIPIVPSAGTDVMNNFYRTMAIGVSRVYAQTGPMANWSTYMDALRRGQTFVTNGPFLEFSVGAAGPGGVVPAGEVSWSLDVATATEVDRVEVLVNGDVAWSGEGLDGPGSRRFEGDLTLPEGGWVAARAVGGPARWPMMANYPFAHTAPVWIGSVGSSDPEARQTAVAELLAILGVARLRLTAGYGGADIPELLGRFDAARERLEALAAR; encoded by the coding sequence ATGCGAACGCAATCGACTGCTCCGCCTTCGGCTTCGCCCCGCCGAGTTCCGTCGTACCTGCCTGTCGTCGCGGCCGTGTTCGGACTCGCTCTGTTGCCCCTTGGCGTGAACGCGCAGTGGACGAACCGGTATCCGAAGGTCGCGGGGTACGGGCACCACGTGTACCTCGAGGGCTACGAGCTTCCGCTGCTCACGGCGGGGCCCATCGACCCGGCCGTGTCGCCGGACGGCGAGCGGGTGGCGTTCGCGTCGCGCGGCTGGATCTGGGTCATGGACCTTGCGAGCGGCGTGACGCGGCGGCTGACCCGCGGCGGGGGGATCGACGCGCGGCCCGCCTGGTCTCCCGACGGGCAACTGGTCGCGTTCGTGCGCGACGACACGGAGGACACGGAGATCGTCTGGGTCGCCGCGGGCAGCGGAGCCGAACTCGGCCGCGTCGACAGCCCCGGACTGGAACTCGACCCCGCGTTTTCCGCTGACGGGACGAAGATCTTCTACTCGTCCGCCGAGTCGGAGGTGCGGGCGCTGGATCTGTGGGCCGTCGACATCGCGACCGGGGTTCGGCGGCCGGTGACCGACGCGCCCGGGCTCGAACTCAAGCCCCAACCCGGCGAACGCGCGCTCGTCTACCTGTGGAAGGGCGGCGGCCGCGACCGCGTCGTCGTGCGCTCCGACGATTCGCCGGAGCCACGGACGCTCATCGAGGGGAACATCGCGTCCATGGCGCGGCCGGCCCTGAGTCCCGACGGGTCCACCGTGGCCGTGAACTGGCCGACCCAGGACGGATGGGATCTGAGACTCCTGAACGTCGCCGACCCGGGGCCGTCGATCCTGCTGGCGTCGGGAGGCCTGCCGCTGACGCCCGCGTGGGGGCCGTCAGGCGAGTGGGTCTACTTCTCCGAAGCCGATGACCGGGAACGGCTGAAGCTCAAGCGCGTGCGGGCCGCGGGTGGCCCCGTCGAGGCCGTGAACGTGACGGCCCGGGATTGGGGAACCGCGACCGCGAGCCTTCGGATACGAACGGTGTTCGAGGGTGGCGGTGCTCCGGTTGCAGCCCGACTCTCCGTTGTGGATGGGGCGGGGCATCCGCTCGTCCCGGACGGTCCCGCGTCGCGGTTCGATGGACAGAGCGGCCGCGTCTTCTTCTATTCGCCCGGCGTCATCGAACTCACCGTACCCGTCGGCGAGGTCACCGTCGCGGCCGTTCAGGGGCTCGCGACGCCCGAATCATCGACGACGCTGCAGCTCGACGAGGCGTCCGGCGTTGCGGAGGTCGAAGTCGTGCTGTCTCCCGTCTGGGACGCGCGGGCCGGCGGCTGGAGTTCGGGCGAACATCACTTTCACCTCAACTACGGCGGCCCCTACGACCTCTCTCCCGACGACCTTCCGCCGATGATGCGGGGCGAGGCGCTCGACTTCGCCACGCCGCTCCTCGCGAACCTCCACAACCGCTTCGAGGACCAGGATCTGTGGACGTGGCGCCACTCGGGCGGCCCGCCCTTCGTCCGCTTCGGCCAGGAGGTCCGGTCCCACTTCCTGGGACACCTGGGCCTGATCGAGATCGACGACCTGTTCTGGCCCTGGGTGTGGGGGCCCGGCTACCAGGTCTACGGGTCGGACGACCGCGCGAACGCCGAGCCGCTGCGCCACGCACGCGCCCAGGGAGGCTTCCAGTACTACGTGCATCCCGTGAGCAACCGGGGCAGGCCGCGCGCGACGCCGTGGGCCGAAGCACCGATCGCCGACCTCCACGGCAGCGTGCCGATCGAACTCGTCACGGATGCCGTGCTGGGAGATCTGGACGCGCTCGAGATCGTCTGTCTCTGGAGCGACGAAGTCCTCACCTCCCAGATCTGGCACCTGCTCCTGAACGCCGGCATCCCGATCGTGCCCTCGGCCGGGACCGATGTGATGAACAACTTCTACCGCACGATGGCCATCGGCGTGTCGCGCGTGTACGCGCAGACGGGGCCGATGGCGAACTGGTCGACCTACATGGACGCGCTCCGGCGCGGCCAGACGTTCGTGACCAACGGACCGTTCCTCGAGTTCAGCGTCGGCGCGGCGGGTCCGGGCGGCGTCGTGCCCGCCGGAGAGGTCTCGTGGTCGCTTGACGTCGCGACCGCCACGGAAGTGGATCGGGTCGAGGTGCTGGTCAACGGCGACGTGGCGTGGAGCGGGGAGGGGCTCGACGGCCCCGGCTCGCGGCGCTTCGAAGGCGACCTGACGCTTCCGGAGGGGGGATGGGTCGCCGCGCGCGCCGTCGGCGGCCCCGCCCGCTGGCCGATGATGGCGAACTATCCGTTCGCGCACACGGCACCCGTCTGGATCGGGAGCGTCGGCAGTTCCGACCCCGAGGCCCGTCAGACGGCGGTCGCCGAACTCCTCGCGATTCTGGGCGTGGCGCGCCTCAGGCTGACCGCGGGCTACGGCGGCGCGGACATCCCCGAACTCCTCGGTCGTTTCGACGCCGCCCGTGAACGGCTGGAGGCGCTGGCCGCGCGGTGA
- a CDS encoding S9 family peptidase has translation MLLQRQGCAMRAATFPASRVLATGSVLSVLLSVLLSVALSAGLDAQERRPMTVEDVLALRSLSQISVSPGGRWVAYVVTERDMEEDRQETDVWVVPAAGGPADARQLTFRPGSDDAPVWHPSGEWLAFSSDREGVRQVYGIRPDGGEAWQVTSHETSVGSFRFAPDGRRLGFVASPAATEADRELEEVRGRPMVWDSVYTDQWSRLHVAELEDDVAGKAVRWSPDGLHVTSFVWSPDSRALAFGARSSPVLRTTYYGATYVQEGAEAEARSVTSMAGGENPVAWDDESGLVVSGTGQLLGTFNRQLWRVPFGADGAAMEPVSLTAGLDANANLVHIDGSRLIVSAARRTGATVYRVPLADGAAAGPPSDLTDGRHYYSGASMSADGRFLAFTAEDGMAPPDLFITPVDAFGPERLTDLNPQVAGLALGEQRVESWPSRAGGEEIEGVLTLPVGYAEGDRVPLVLVIHGGPSGISSDRFNATRGAYPVQVYAGMGFAVLQPNYRGSSGYGERFRGLNRGDISGRDWVDIDSGVDVMVDRGIADPDRLAVSGWSFGGHHTYWGITQTDRFRAASAGAGANDLISMYSQTDIPEFYHTYLGSKPWEDWDLYEERSAYRHVENVTTPLLIQVGERDERVPAEQSIQFFEAVRAIGKAPTTLVLYPDQPHGVRSPRLQRDLMSRNVEWLTRWVLEPEALVP, from the coding sequence ATGCTTCTTCAACGTCAGGGGTGTGCCATGCGTGCCGCGACCTTCCCCGCCTCCCGGGTTCTCGCCACGGGTTCCGTCCTCTCTGTCCTCCTCTCTGTCCTCCTCTCCGTCGCCCTCTCGGCCGGATTGGACGCCCAGGAGCGCCGGCCCATGACGGTCGAGGATGTCCTCGCCCTCAGGAGCCTCTCGCAGATCTCCGTGAGTCCGGGCGGACGGTGGGTGGCCTACGTCGTCACGGAACGGGACATGGAGGAGGACCGCCAGGAAACCGACGTGTGGGTCGTGCCCGCGGCGGGAGGCCCGGCCGATGCCCGCCAGCTCACGTTCCGTCCCGGTTCCGACGATGCGCCGGTATGGCACCCATCGGGGGAATGGCTCGCCTTCTCCTCGGACCGGGAGGGCGTGAGGCAGGTGTACGGCATCCGGCCCGACGGCGGCGAGGCATGGCAGGTGACGTCCCACGAGACCTCGGTCGGGAGCTTCCGCTTCGCGCCCGATGGCCGCCGGCTCGGTTTCGTGGCGAGCCCGGCCGCGACGGAGGCGGACCGCGAACTCGAGGAGGTGCGCGGCCGCCCGATGGTCTGGGACTCGGTCTACACGGACCAGTGGTCGCGCCTCCACGTCGCCGAACTCGAGGACGACGTGGCCGGCAAAGCGGTGAGATGGTCGCCGGACGGCCTCCACGTCACGTCTTTCGTGTGGTCCCCCGACTCCCGGGCGCTCGCGTTCGGCGCGCGGTCGTCGCCCGTGCTGAGGACGACCTACTACGGCGCGACCTACGTGCAGGAGGGCGCGGAGGCCGAGGCCCGGAGCGTGACGTCGATGGCGGGCGGGGAGAACCCGGTGGCGTGGGACGATGAGTCGGGCCTCGTCGTGTCCGGAACGGGGCAACTCCTCGGCACCTTCAATCGACAGCTCTGGCGCGTGCCGTTCGGCGCGGACGGCGCGGCAATGGAGCCCGTGTCGCTCACCGCCGGTCTGGACGCGAACGCGAACCTCGTCCACATCGATGGCTCGCGGCTCATCGTCTCGGCGGCCCGACGCACCGGAGCGACCGTGTACCGCGTCCCGCTCGCCGATGGCGCCGCAGCGGGGCCGCCGAGCGACCTGACCGATGGCCGGCACTACTACTCCGGCGCCTCCATGTCGGCGGACGGGCGCTTCCTCGCGTTCACCGCGGAGGACGGCATGGCGCCGCCGGACCTCTTCATCACTCCGGTGGACGCCTTCGGCCCCGAGCGCCTGACCGACCTGAACCCGCAGGTCGCCGGCCTCGCGCTCGGCGAACAGCGCGTCGAGTCGTGGCCTTCACGCGCCGGCGGCGAGGAAATCGAAGGCGTGCTTACGCTTCCCGTCGGGTACGCGGAGGGGGACCGTGTCCCGCTGGTCCTCGTGATCCACGGCGGCCCGTCCGGCATCTCGTCGGACCGCTTCAACGCGACGCGCGGCGCCTACCCGGTGCAGGTGTACGCGGGCATGGGGTTCGCCGTCCTGCAGCCGAACTACCGCGGTTCGAGCGGCTACGGCGAGCGCTTCCGGGGACTCAACCGCGGCGACATCTCCGGCCGGGACTGGGTCGACATCGACTCCGGGGTGGACGTCATGGTCGACCGCGGGATCGCGGATCCCGATCGGCTCGCCGTGAGCGGATGGAGCTTCGGCGGGCACCACACCTACTGGGGCATCACGCAGACCGACCGCTTCAGGGCGGCGAGCGCGGGCGCCGGCGCGAACGACCTGATCTCGATGTACTCGCAGACGGACATCCCCGAGTTCTACCACACCTACCTGGGCTCGAAACCGTGGGAGGACTGGGATCTCTACGAGGAGCGCTCCGCCTACCGTCATGTTGAAAACGTGACGACACCGCTCCTCATCCAGGTGGGAGAAAGGGACGAGAGGGTGCCGGCCGAACAGAGCATCCAGTTCTTCGAGGCCGTCCGCGCCATCGGTAAAGCGCCGACGACCCTTGTGTTGTACCCTGATCAACCGCATGGCGTTAGGTCTCCGCGTCTCCAGCGAGATCTCATGTCGAGAAACGTGGAGTGGCTCACGCGCTGGGTTCTGGAACCGGAGGCGCTGGTTCCGTAA
- a CDS encoding prolyl oligopeptidase family serine peptidase, which translates to MPRSPRTVRIGYLLPAVMGFLAAGWSLPGGGVVNDGRIPLTLENVFTAGGGAGRAVLSPDGSTLAVSGPAEGAGGSGVHLVPIPATAEGVAAADASTFRVAGRAQTWSPDGGRLAFIAGGNLLVAATGEPGRVVVEGASGLRAPSWSPDGETLAYYSTASGSQDIWLVNAAGAAAPRQLTTGAAEAEDSRFSPMWSPDGRWIAYVSNRADWWHDDVWLVGVASGEAHRVSTSLMASSSPVWSPDGSSLALLGTAKDEYWYQDLAYLYRIDLDLAGPAPRVLREAPLDMQVYATDAIMRFDPFWSGDGARIYFPYQQRGAFDLWSVSASGGVATRVTNVGGSWSSLHATPDGRRAAFTRDAATEGREAWLVDLDGGVPARLTDFSPHFEGVQRPAEISFRSFDGLYIQGFLYLPPAIRAAHSAGSDPPACPALVQVHGGGTNSYTQGTNLVEQYLANEGFVVLAINYRGGSGFGREFQDLSVEDWLNDQSKDPGAAADWLRRQPYVNGRVGIYGGSYGGMQSMSAITRTPDKFDAAVPMRGIYSESLTLPYADRVGKIFAITGHGGTPEERPEIYAKSETLDRLDRITAPVLIMHGEFDVRAPFENFELAVERLEALGKEFESKTYPEGHGFRDPANSIDMYSRLQAFFDQHLGGCQAGGTSLD; encoded by the coding sequence GTGCCTCGATCCCCGCGAACGGTCCGAATCGGCTATCTGCTGCCCGCGGTCATGGGGTTCCTCGCCGCAGGCTGGTCGCTCCCCGGAGGCGGAGTCGTCAACGACGGCCGGATTCCTCTCACGCTGGAGAACGTCTTTACCGCCGGAGGGGGCGCGGGACGCGCGGTGCTCTCGCCCGACGGATCCACGCTCGCCGTGTCCGGACCCGCCGAAGGTGCGGGCGGATCCGGGGTCCACCTCGTCCCGATCCCGGCGACGGCGGAGGGGGTGGCCGCCGCCGACGCCTCGACCTTCCGGGTCGCCGGGCGCGCGCAGACGTGGTCTCCGGATGGAGGGCGGCTGGCCTTCATCGCGGGAGGGAACCTCCTCGTCGCCGCGACGGGAGAGCCGGGCCGGGTGGTGGTGGAAGGCGCGAGCGGCCTGCGGGCCCCGTCGTGGTCACCGGACGGGGAGACGCTCGCCTACTACTCCACGGCGTCCGGTTCCCAGGACATCTGGCTCGTCAACGCCGCCGGGGCGGCGGCGCCCCGGCAGCTCACGACCGGCGCGGCGGAGGCCGAGGACAGCCGCTTCAGTCCGATGTGGTCGCCGGACGGCCGGTGGATCGCCTACGTCTCGAACCGGGCCGACTGGTGGCACGACGACGTGTGGCTCGTCGGCGTGGCGTCCGGAGAAGCGCACCGGGTCTCCACTTCGCTCATGGCCTCATCCAGCCCCGTCTGGTCGCCGGACGGGTCGAGCCTCGCCCTGCTGGGGACGGCCAAGGACGAATACTGGTACCAGGATCTCGCCTACCTGTATCGGATCGACCTCGATCTCGCCGGCCCCGCGCCCCGCGTCCTCCGGGAGGCGCCGCTCGACATGCAGGTCTACGCGACCGACGCGATCATGCGTTTCGATCCCTTCTGGTCCGGCGACGGCGCGCGCATCTACTTCCCGTACCAGCAGCGCGGAGCCTTCGACCTGTGGTCCGTGTCCGCCTCGGGCGGCGTCGCCACGCGGGTCACGAACGTCGGAGGGTCCTGGTCGTCCCTGCACGCGACGCCGGACGGCCGCCGCGCCGCGTTCACGCGCGATGCCGCGACGGAGGGCAGGGAAGCCTGGCTCGTCGACCTCGACGGCGGCGTCCCGGCCCGCCTCACGGACTTCTCGCCCCACTTCGAGGGCGTCCAGCGGCCCGCGGAGATCTCCTTCCGCTCCTTCGACGGCCTGTACATCCAGGGATTTCTCTACCTGCCGCCGGCGATCCGGGCCGCGCACTCCGCCGGCTCCGACCCGCCCGCTTGCCCCGCTCTCGTCCAGGTACACGGGGGAGGGACGAACTCCTACACCCAGGGGACGAACCTCGTGGAGCAGTACCTCGCGAACGAGGGCTTCGTCGTGCTCGCCATCAACTATCGCGGCGGGTCCGGCTTCGGGCGCGAGTTTCAGGACCTCTCGGTCGAGGACTGGCTGAACGACCAGTCGAAGGATCCGGGCGCCGCGGCGGACTGGCTGCGCCGCCAGCCGTACGTGAACGGGCGCGTGGGCATCTACGGCGGGAGCTACGGAGGCATGCAGTCCATGTCCGCGATCACGCGGACGCCCGACAAGTTCGATGCGGCCGTCCCCATGCGCGGCATCTACTCCGAGTCCCTGACCCTCCCGTACGCGGACCGCGTGGGGAAGATCTTCGCGATCACGGGGCACGGCGGGACGCCGGAGGAGCGGCCCGAGATCTACGCAAAGAGCGAGACGCTCGACCGGCTGGACCGCATCACGGCCCCCGTCCTCATCATGCACGGAGAATTCGACGTGAGGGCGCCGTTCGAGAACTTCGAACTCGCGGTCGAGCGGCTGGAGGCGCTGGGCAAGGAGTTCGAATCGAAGACGTACCCCGAAGGCCACGGCTTCCGGGACCCCGCCAATTCGATCGACATGTACAGTCGGCTCCAGGCCTTCTTCGACCAGCACCTCGGAGGATGCCAAGCCGGCGGCACATCTCTAGATTAG
- a CDS encoding c-type cytochrome — MRRLRPSLCGLALVASALAAAGQAAAQDETEVTEAGLARGAMFYQAHCGRCHGMLGHGGEGPSLARPTLPRAPDHESLVEVIRSGIPGTGMPGTRSNLVSDLEVDLIAAYVRTLGQDAVVEVTGDAARGGEVFATAGDCYSCHVVEGRGTGIGPELTGIGLRRGVDYLYASLQTPDSELPVSRRGLLRGFRGYLPIRAVTREGRVITGMRVNEDAFTIQLRSISGRTVSLRKEDLVELEKQFDHSLMPAVEEMTEADIDDLVAFLVDLGEGS; from the coding sequence ATGCGACGGCTCCGTCCGAGTCTGTGCGGTCTCGCGCTCGTGGCGAGCGCGCTCGCGGCGGCTGGCCAGGCGGCGGCCCAGGATGAGACCGAGGTCACCGAAGCCGGTCTCGCGCGCGGCGCGATGTTCTACCAGGCCCACTGCGGCCGGTGCCACGGCATGCTCGGCCACGGGGGAGAAGGGCCGAGCCTGGCGCGCCCCACCCTGCCCCGCGCACCGGACCACGAATCGCTCGTGGAGGTGATCCGCAGCGGGATCCCCGGTACCGGCATGCCCGGGACGAGATCCAACCTGGTGTCGGATCTGGAAGTCGACCTTATCGCGGCCTACGTCCGCACGCTGGGACAGGACGCCGTCGTCGAGGTCACGGGCGACGCCGCGCGCGGCGGTGAAGTATTTGCCACCGCCGGCGACTGCTACTCCTGCCACGTCGTCGAGGGCCGCGGCACGGGGATCGGCCCTGAACTCACCGGCATCGGGCTGCGGCGCGGCGTCGACTACCTCTACGCGTCCCTGCAGACGCCCGACTCGGAGTTGCCGGTCTCCCGGCGCGGTCTGCTGCGGGGGTTCAGGGGATACCTGCCGATCCGCGCGGTCACGCGCGAGGGCCGCGTCATCACGGGCATGCGCGTGAACGAGGACGCCTTCACGATCCAGTTGCGGTCGATCTCCGGCCGCACGGTCTCGCTTCGCAAGGAAGATCTCGTGGAACTCGAGAAACAGTTCGACCACTCCCTGATGCCCGCCGTGGAAGAGATGACGGAAGCGGACATCGACGACCTCGTCGCCTTCCTCGTCGACCTCGGGGAGGGATCATGA